The Syntrophorhabdaceae bacterium genome has a window encoding:
- a CDS encoding FliA/WhiG family RNA polymerase sigma factor, with protein MYKNAYALTKDDERERIIEEFIPIIKHLAYKVCKGFEEGTIIEDLISAGIIGLLEAMEKYDASRGIKLNTFAYMRIRGAMIDELRSKDWFPRSARSKAKKIGEVIRKLENKLGRYPKEEEVAEELNIDLDAYLTMLKDYGNLSIVSIEDLSETSGEDKERIIRYIVDESDDPEQFAEFAEMERILAQEMDKIPERQKLVLTLYYHEDMNMKEIAKTLGITEARVCQIHSQALMNLRTTMKKHARN; from the coding sequence ATGTATAAGAACGCATATGCCCTCACCAAGGACGACGAGCGGGAAAGGATTATCGAGGAGTTCATACCCATCATAAAACACCTCGCCTACAAGGTCTGCAAAGGGTTCGAAGAAGGGACCATAATAGAAGACCTCATATCGGCGGGCATCATAGGGCTCCTCGAAGCAATGGAGAAGTACGACGCGAGCAGGGGGATCAAACTGAATACCTTTGCCTACATGAGGATCAGGGGCGCCATGATAGACGAGCTGCGCTCGAAAGACTGGTTCCCGAGGAGCGCCCGGTCTAAGGCGAAAAAGATCGGCGAGGTGATCCGGAAGCTCGAGAACAAACTGGGCCGCTATCCAAAAGAAGAGGAAGTGGCGGAAGAGCTGAACATCGACCTTGACGCGTACCTGACCATGCTCAAGGATTACGGCAATCTGTCCATCGTCAGTATCGAGGATTTGAGCGAGACCTCGGGAGAGGACAAGGAAAGGATTATCCGCTATATCGTGGATGAAAGCGACGACCCCGAGCAGTTCGCGGAATTTGCGGAAATGGAGCGTATCCTCGCCCAGGAGATGGATAAGATACCGGAGCGGCAGAAGCTCGTGCTCACCCTCTATTATCACGAAGATATGAATATGAAGGAGATCGCGAAAACATTGGGCATTACGGAGGCACGGGTGTGCCAGATTCATTCCCAGGCCCTCATGAACCTGAGGACCACGATGAAGAAGCACGCGAGGAACTAA
- the flhA gene encoding flagellar biosynthesis protein FlhA, with protein MDKILNAIKNRADLFVAVSVVFVILIMIVPLNSFFIDIFLSLSISLSLLILFISMYISKPLDFSVFPSILLIVTLFRLSLNIASTRLILVHGDEGAQAAGQIIKGFGTFIVGGNYVVGAVVFLILMIINFVVITKGAGRVAEVAARFTLDAMPGKQMSIDADLNAGLIDDVGARKRRERVELEADFYGAMDGASKFVRGDAIAGIIIIFVNIIGGLIIGVVQKNMGVTDALTVYSLLTIGDGLVSQIPALLTSTAAGIIVTRAASEANLGTDVVTQLFSNSKAMILASVVILAIGMVPGIPLTPFLILSSFTFGTSYLVGRAKKQEEDEISGLPDIPKEDKEKAELIQPLEVLEIEIGYGLIPIVDSEQSGELLDKIRAIRKQMAIELGIVVPPMKLRDNLQLKAGEYLILLKGIEMGRGEMMISHILAMGPDEAQGDLDGIPTKEPVFNLDAIWIRDMDRDKCVSQGFTVVDHATIIATHLTEIVRNNAHEFITRQETQKLVDTVASTHPKVIEELGQSQVNMGVIQKVLQSLLREQVSIRDLVTILESIADASPSARDPEVITEYVRQRMARSILKPYLSDGVLNIMILEKPLEEKLIASLQTSEQGAFLALDLTTSQRLIERVGDEAKKAMIQNIQPVILVHPVLRAKLRKFVERYIKGITVISHNEIPPHIKIQSSGVIRINEN; from the coding sequence ATGGATAAGATCCTGAATGCCATAAAGAACAGGGCCGATCTTTTCGTCGCGGTGAGCGTGGTCTTCGTCATCCTCATCATGATCGTGCCCCTGAACAGCTTCTTTATCGATATCTTCCTCTCCCTCTCCATATCGCTGTCCCTTCTTATACTCTTCATCTCCATGTACATATCGAAGCCCCTCGATTTTTCCGTCTTCCCTTCCATACTCCTTATCGTGACCCTCTTCCGCCTCTCCCTCAATATCGCCTCCACAAGGCTCATCCTGGTCCATGGAGACGAGGGGGCGCAGGCGGCGGGACAGATCATCAAGGGCTTCGGGACTTTCATCGTAGGCGGCAATTACGTGGTGGGCGCCGTGGTCTTCCTCATCCTCATGATCATAAATTTCGTGGTCATCACCAAGGGCGCCGGCAGGGTCGCCGAGGTTGCAGCGAGGTTTACCCTCGATGCCATGCCCGGCAAGCAGATGAGTATCGACGCAGACCTGAATGCGGGCCTTATCGACGATGTGGGCGCGAGGAAGCGAAGAGAGCGGGTCGAGCTCGAGGCCGATTTTTACGGGGCCATGGATGGAGCGAGCAAGTTCGTCCGGGGCGACGCCATTGCCGGCATTATCATCATTTTCGTAAATATCATCGGCGGACTCATCATAGGGGTGGTCCAGAAAAACATGGGCGTCACCGATGCCCTGACCGTCTATTCCCTCCTCACCATCGGCGACGGTCTCGTAAGCCAGATCCCTGCGCTCCTGACCTCCACCGCGGCCGGCATCATCGTTACCCGCGCAGCAAGCGAGGCGAACCTCGGCACGGACGTGGTCACCCAGCTCTTCTCCAACTCCAAGGCGATGATCCTGGCGTCTGTCGTGATTCTTGCCATAGGCATGGTACCGGGCATTCCGCTCACACCCTTCCTCATTCTCTCGTCCTTCACCTTCGGCACGAGCTATCTTGTCGGCAGGGCAAAGAAACAGGAGGAGGATGAGATTTCGGGACTCCCCGATATCCCGAAAGAAGACAAGGAGAAGGCGGAGCTGATCCAGCCCCTCGAGGTCCTCGAAATAGAGATCGGCTACGGCCTCATCCCTATTGTCGATTCGGAGCAGTCGGGCGAGCTCCTCGATAAGATCAGGGCCATACGGAAACAGATGGCGATCGAGCTGGGCATCGTGGTGCCGCCCATGAAGCTCCGGGACAACCTCCAGCTCAAGGCCGGGGAATACCTGATCCTCCTGAAGGGGATCGAGATGGGACGGGGCGAGATGATGATCAGCCACATCCTCGCCATGGGGCCCGACGAGGCTCAGGGCGACCTGGACGGCATCCCCACGAAAGAGCCCGTATTCAACCTCGACGCGATCTGGATCAGGGACATGGACAGGGATAAATGCGTATCCCAGGGATTTACCGTGGTGGACCATGCCACCATCATCGCGACCCACCTGACGGAGATCGTCAGAAACAATGCCCATGAATTTATTACCCGCCAGGAGACCCAGAAGCTCGTCGACACCGTGGCGTCCACCCATCCGAAGGTCATCGAGGAGCTGGGCCAAAGCCAGGTCAATATGGGGGTTATCCAGAAGGTGCTTCAAAGTCTCCTGAGGGAGCAGGTATCCATCCGCGACCTCGTCACTATTCTCGAATCGATCGCCGACGCATCGCCAAGTGCCCGCGACCCCGAGGTCATTACCGAGTATGTGAGGCAGCGCATGGCCCGGTCCATCCTCAAACCTTATCTTTCCGACGGCGTGCTCAATATAATGATCCTTGAAAAGCCTCTGGAAGAGAAACTTATCGCGAGCCTCCAGACCTCGGAGCAAGGGGCCTTCCTCGCCCTCGACCTCACCACGAGCCAAAGGCTCATCGAACGGGTCGGAGATGAGGCCAAAAAGGCGATGATCCAGAACATCCAGCCCGTGATCCTCGTCCATCCCGTGCTGCGGGCAAAACTAAGAAAATTCGTCGAACGGTATATCAAGGGGATCACCGTTATCTCCCATAACGAGATACCCCCCCATATAAAAATACAGTCCTCCGGGGTCATCAGGATAAATGAAAATTAA
- a CDS encoding MinD/ParA family protein produces the protein MEKKRKRTITITSGKGGVGKSSIVSNMAYLLGLMDKSTYILDADLSLGNIDIMFGMYPKFNIKDLIEGRKNIGDIICEGPCGIRVIPATSGVVELSELTANEKNILFSSFQELPDHDFLLVDTSAGISSNVIDFNAISEEIFVIVTPDPASLTDSYAVIKVLNKKTGRKDFNIILNMVRSEQEGLDIFKNLLSVTDRFLDVYLNFSGYLPTDANINLAVRKQKLWVQHYPNTEATKALQKICERLVS, from the coding sequence ATGGAAAAAAAGAGAAAGCGCACTATTACAATAACCAGCGGGAAAGGCGGGGTCGGAAAGTCTTCCATAGTCTCCAACATGGCATACCTGTTGGGGCTCATGGACAAGTCCACCTATATCCTCGATGCCGATCTATCCCTGGGGAACATCGATATCATGTTCGGCATGTATCCCAAGTTCAACATAAAGGACCTTATCGAGGGCCGCAAAAACATAGGCGACATCATCTGCGAGGGACCGTGCGGGATCAGGGTCATACCCGCCACCTCGGGCGTGGTCGAACTTTCCGAGCTTACGGCCAACGAAAAGAATATCCTCTTCTCTTCTTTTCAGGAGCTTCCCGACCACGACTTCCTTCTTGTAGATACCTCCGCGGGGATATCCTCGAATGTGATCGATTTCAACGCGATCAGCGAGGAGATATTCGTGATCGTCACCCCCGACCCGGCAAGCCTGACCGACTCCTATGCGGTCATCAAGGTCCTCAACAAGAAAACCGGGAGGAAAGATTTCAATATCATCCTCAATATGGTGAGGAGCGAGCAGGAAGGGCTCGATATCTTCAAGAACCTCCTCTCCGTGACCGACCGGTTTCTGGACGTATATCTCAACTTCAGCGGCTATCTGCCCACAGACGCCAACATCAACCTCGCGGTGAGAAAACAGAAGCTGTGGGTCCAGCATTACCCGAATACGGAAGCGACAAAAGCGCTGCAAAAAATCTGTGAAAGGTTGGTATCCTGA
- a CDS encoding HDOD domain-containing protein, with the protein MISDYIIHKLETIEMLPTFPDIVGQVKGIIENPSSSASDLAQHMDPSMVGEVLRIANSAYAGKKSFRKITSLEHAIAVIGLDDLLNIVLHMPFISMTENDDAFDRTLFITHSILCGAVAKGISAGTGKGDLNEVYLAGIEHDVGIIVEYRYFPDEWRQIGRLMSSGKSRIEAEREVFSVDHGHIGAALLDLWNTPRPIADCVRFHHQPELAQENIENVRITHLANDIAKHIDLRRDLKGFDEFAIRHRLSMKSALAIGEELSPSEEIEFIEEIYGLLKVAKAYIESITGEKDD; encoded by the coding sequence ATGATTAGCGACTACATTATCCATAAACTGGAGACTATAGAGATGCTGCCCACATTTCCCGATATCGTGGGGCAGGTGAAGGGGATCATAGAAAATCCCTCGAGCTCCGCGTCGGACCTGGCGCAGCATATGGATCCCTCCATGGTGGGAGAGGTCCTCCGGATCGCCAATTCCGCCTACGCGGGTAAGAAAAGCTTCAGGAAGATCACGAGCCTCGAGCATGCCATCGCCGTAATCGGTCTCGACGACCTCCTCAATATCGTCCTTCATATGCCCTTCATATCAATGACCGAGAATGACGACGCCTTTGACCGGACATTGTTTATCACCCATTCCATCCTGTGTGGCGCCGTCGCGAAAGGCATTAGCGCGGGCACCGGAAAGGGGGACCTCAACGAGGTCTACCTGGCCGGCATCGAGCATGACGTGGGGATCATCGTGGAGTACCGTTATTTCCCGGATGAGTGGCGGCAGATCGGCAGGCTCATGTCGTCCGGCAAAAGTCGCATCGAGGCGGAGCGGGAGGTCTTCTCCGTCGATCACGGCCACATCGGCGCGGCACTTCTCGATTTATGGAATACCCCCAGGCCGATCGCGGACTGTGTGAGATTTCATCATCAGCCCGAATTGGCGCAAGAGAATATCGAAAACGTGCGAATCACGCACCTTGCGAACGACATCGCGAAACATATCGACCTCAGACGCGATTTGAAAGGGTTCGATGAATTTGCGATCAGACACAGGTTATCGATGAAATCGGCCCTTGCGATCGGCGAAGAGCTTTCCCCGAGCGAGGAGATCGAATTCATAGAAGAAATCTACGGGCTCCTGAAAGTGGCGAAGGCGTATATAGAGAGTATTACAGGGGAAAAGGATGATTAA